A region from the Mycolicibacterium litorale genome encodes:
- a CDS encoding mycofactocin-coupled SDR family oxidoreductase — protein sequence MSQQLRGKIAVVTGAARGQGRSHAVRLAQEGADIVAMDLCDDVPGTPYPGATEADLHETVRLVEETGSRIVARKADVRDLAQVRAVVDEGVDVFGGLDIVAANAGVTVDPAVVEDIEEDIWRNVIDINLNGVFRTVKASIPHLRANPDGGSIVLTGSTAATRGFPNVADYTASKHGVTGLMRSLALELGQYNIRVNSINPTQVDTDMIQHDAYYRLFNPHLAAPTREDFAEASSAVHVLPVPWVESVDVSNALVFLVSDQARYITGAALPVDAGRNLR from the coding sequence ATGAGCCAACAGCTTCGAGGAAAGATCGCCGTCGTGACCGGTGCCGCCCGGGGGCAGGGCCGCAGTCACGCCGTGCGCCTGGCCCAAGAGGGCGCTGACATCGTGGCGATGGACCTGTGCGACGACGTTCCCGGGACACCGTACCCAGGTGCCACGGAGGCCGACCTGCACGAAACAGTTCGGCTCGTCGAGGAGACCGGAAGCAGGATCGTGGCGCGGAAAGCGGATGTCCGCGATTTGGCGCAAGTCAGAGCGGTCGTCGACGAGGGCGTCGACGTGTTCGGCGGACTCGACATCGTTGCCGCGAACGCCGGTGTCACGGTGGATCCCGCGGTGGTCGAGGACATCGAAGAAGACATCTGGCGCAACGTCATCGATATCAACCTCAACGGTGTGTTCCGCACGGTCAAAGCGTCCATTCCGCATCTACGCGCGAACCCGGATGGCGGATCGATCGTCCTCACCGGGTCGACCGCCGCCACCCGGGGTTTTCCCAATGTGGCCGACTACACCGCATCCAAACATGGCGTCACCGGCCTGATGCGATCTCTGGCACTCGAACTCGGCCAGTACAACATTCGGGTGAACTCCATCAACCCGACGCAGGTTGATACCGACATGATCCAGCACGACGCGTACTACCGTCTGTTCAACCCGCACCTTGCCGCACCCACGCGCGAGGACTTCGCGGAAGCCTCATCGGCGGTGCACGTCCTTCCCGTTCCCTGGGTCGAATCGGTGGACGTATCCAACGCGCTGGTCTTCCTGGTATCCGATCAGGCCCGCTACATCACCGGCGCGGCTCTTCCCGTGGACGCCGGCCGCAATCTCCGGTGA
- a CDS encoding mycofactocin-coupled SDR family oxidoreductase has protein sequence MTLLDGKVVLITGAARGQGRAHAIVSAQEGADVVLFDTATSIDSIPYPLADEKSLQETAREVEALGRRAITVVGDVRSQADLDGAVQTTLAEFGRIDALVANAGVWSLAPFVEMTDEQWQDMLDVNLTGVFRTVKAVLPHMINRRDGAIVLTASVNSIEPTYFSAHYVASKHGVLGLTRSIALEMGQYGIRCNAIAPGIIDTPMLNWQGAYDLVAGHPGGVPDDLQRAGYRYHVLPQGPMDPTVVGKVAAWLNSDSAGPITGHCVPIEGGHLVMAGQNLANVPAHLQV, from the coding sequence ATGACTCTCCTCGACGGCAAAGTCGTTCTCATCACCGGCGCGGCTCGCGGCCAAGGTCGCGCCCACGCGATCGTCAGTGCGCAGGAGGGCGCTGATGTGGTGTTGTTCGATACCGCAACCTCCATCGACTCCATCCCTTACCCGCTCGCGGATGAGAAAAGCCTGCAGGAGACCGCCAGGGAAGTCGAAGCGCTAGGACGGCGCGCCATCACCGTGGTGGGCGATGTCCGCTCACAGGCTGATCTCGACGGGGCAGTACAGACCACCCTCGCCGAATTCGGCCGGATCGACGCGCTGGTGGCCAACGCCGGGGTGTGGTCACTGGCGCCTTTCGTCGAGATGACCGACGAACAATGGCAGGACATGCTGGACGTCAACCTCACCGGCGTCTTCCGCACAGTCAAAGCTGTCCTGCCTCATATGATCAATCGACGGGACGGAGCGATCGTCCTCACGGCCTCGGTGAACAGCATCGAGCCGACCTACTTCAGCGCGCACTATGTGGCCAGCAAGCACGGCGTGCTGGGTCTCACCAGAAGCATCGCGTTGGAAATGGGCCAGTACGGCATCCGCTGTAACGCGATAGCCCCGGGCATCATCGACACCCCGATGCTCAACTGGCAGGGTGCGTACGACCTTGTCGCCGGTCACCCCGGCGGCGTGCCCGACGACCTGCAACGCGCCGGTTACCGATACCACGTATTACCGCAGGGGCCGATGGATCCGACCGTGGTCGGCAAAGTCGCAGCCTGGCTGAACTCCGATAGCGCCGGGCCGATCACGGGGCACTGCGTTCCCATCGAAGGCGGCCACCTCGTCATGGCAGGTCAGAACCTCGCCAACGTACCTGCTCATCTTCAGGTCTGA
- a CDS encoding SDR family NAD(P)-dependent oxidoreductase, with the protein MPGLLEGKVALVSGAARGQGASHARRLATEGATVIVSDIRDHLGQSVAEDIRSGGHQATYLHLDVRSTEDWATAVETAEAEFGALNILINNAGICEMSAVAECSDDEWQRVIDTNQTGVFKGIRAAVPAMQRAGGGSIVNTASIFGLKGTHGYGAYVASKYAVVGITKSAALTYCYANIRVNAVAPGSVDTPMLAEEVKVFEQNPDFDWDAHVRKYPIPRLARPEEVSEAVLFLASDLSSYTTGAVIPVDGGTLA; encoded by the coding sequence TTGCCTGGACTGCTTGAAGGAAAAGTTGCGCTCGTCTCCGGAGCTGCTCGCGGACAGGGAGCGTCGCATGCTCGACGTTTGGCCACCGAAGGTGCCACCGTCATCGTCTCGGATATTCGTGACCACCTGGGGCAATCCGTTGCCGAAGACATCCGATCCGGAGGGCATCAGGCCACGTACCTGCATCTGGATGTCCGGTCCACCGAGGACTGGGCAACTGCAGTGGAAACGGCGGAAGCGGAGTTCGGCGCGTTGAACATCTTGATCAACAACGCCGGAATTTGCGAGATGTCCGCTGTCGCAGAGTGTTCCGACGATGAATGGCAGCGCGTCATCGACACCAATCAGACCGGTGTCTTCAAGGGTATCCGCGCCGCGGTGCCGGCGATGCAACGCGCAGGGGGCGGCAGTATCGTCAACACCGCATCGATTTTCGGGCTGAAGGGAACACACGGGTACGGTGCGTACGTCGCCAGTAAGTACGCCGTCGTCGGAATCACGAAGTCTGCTGCACTGACATACTGCTACGCGAATATCCGTGTGAACGCAGTGGCGCCCGGCAGTGTCGACACCCCGATGCTGGCTGAAGAGGTCAAGGTCTTCGAGCAGAACCCGGACTTCGACTGGGATGCCCATGTACGGAAGTACCCCATCCCTCGCCTCGCTCGACCCGAGGAGGTGTCCGAAGCCGTGCTGTTCCTGGCCTCCGATCTGTCTTCCTACACCACGGGAGCCGTGATCCCCGTCGACGGCGGCACTCTCGCATGA
- a CDS encoding cupin domain-containing protein, which yields MQGFVLTIADQQLTPYAFDADRIVAGAPTPAVSRVWQLPDQQVVHGIWEMTEGSVERFDADETFVVISGRGTVEFTDSDRTEDLAPGTLVVMHKGDPVKITVHETLRKVYATRGGGAPS from the coding sequence GTGCAGGGATTCGTCCTTACCATCGCCGATCAGCAATTGACGCCCTACGCGTTCGACGCGGACAGGATCGTGGCTGGAGCGCCGACCCCAGCGGTGAGCCGAGTGTGGCAATTGCCGGACCAGCAAGTGGTTCACGGTATCTGGGAGATGACCGAAGGGTCAGTCGAGCGCTTCGACGCTGACGAGACCTTTGTTGTCATCTCCGGACGCGGAACCGTCGAATTCACCGACAGCGACCGTACCGAAGACCTCGCGCCCGGAACGCTCGTAGTCATGCACAAGGGGGACCCGGTCAAGATCACGGTGCATGAGACGTTGCGCAAGGTGTATGCGACGCGCGGCGGCGGTGCACCGTCCTAG
- a CDS encoding peptide MFS transporter, whose amino-acid sequence MTPASLQSAARQPGRVGLLTQPPRFWNLAFTDLWERFSFYSLQALLSYYLLYDVADGGLAVSAAVVAGVVGTYGALAQLAQIVGSWMADRLVAPKKLVLYGGSLIALGHISLGILPGFVGLFVGLGLIIVGTGALKTNLAAILGILYDADPTMEPRRDAGFTIYLAATNTGVVIGPLLAGLAQTTWGFHAGFAVAAVGMFLGLAQYCLVYKRLPVGAAQVVRPLPPEGRGTIAKVVSMLVVVAVGLYFTGALDGENLATTVGIVVVVVIITYYTVMLRSKAVTAEEKTRLRGLSQLSAAGLVFYGFQFLIFTTVPLFVTDSVDLAIGGWEIPPAWFVSASAVGSIAASPFVSALWNRMGIRQPSAMSKNAVAFALSAIGFLILGLAAQTSTTVPALLVLGCLIVLGIAEVFLGPLLFAMGSKCMPVAFRTQGLAIMSLSIGGGSVLAGIWGGIYTHMSSATFFLTGAAVCAVIAGVLRLAAPANHRAVSTFE is encoded by the coding sequence GTGACGCCTGCGTCGCTGCAGTCCGCGGCCCGGCAGCCGGGCAGAGTCGGACTGCTGACGCAACCGCCACGGTTCTGGAATCTGGCGTTCACCGACTTGTGGGAACGATTCAGCTTTTACAGTCTCCAAGCCCTGCTGTCGTACTACCTGCTCTACGACGTCGCCGATGGCGGCCTGGCGGTCAGCGCGGCGGTCGTCGCTGGAGTCGTCGGCACCTATGGTGCGCTCGCGCAGCTGGCGCAGATCGTCGGTTCATGGATGGCTGACCGACTCGTCGCCCCGAAGAAACTCGTTCTCTACGGCGGGTCCCTCATCGCGTTGGGTCACATCTCCCTGGGCATCTTGCCCGGCTTCGTCGGACTGTTCGTGGGCCTAGGACTGATCATCGTCGGGACCGGGGCGTTGAAGACGAACCTCGCCGCGATCCTCGGCATTCTCTACGACGCTGACCCCACGATGGAGCCTCGCCGCGACGCGGGGTTCACCATCTATCTCGCCGCGACGAACACCGGCGTCGTCATTGGTCCCTTGCTGGCGGGTCTGGCCCAGACAACATGGGGATTCCACGCCGGATTCGCGGTCGCCGCAGTCGGCATGTTCTTGGGCTTGGCGCAGTACTGCCTCGTGTACAAACGGCTTCCCGTCGGGGCGGCGCAAGTGGTCAGGCCATTGCCCCCCGAGGGCAGGGGCACGATCGCCAAAGTGGTCTCCATGCTGGTCGTCGTGGCGGTCGGTCTCTACTTCACCGGCGCGCTAGACGGGGAGAATCTGGCCACCACGGTCGGCATCGTCGTCGTCGTGGTGATCATCACCTACTACACAGTGATGTTGCGATCCAAAGCGGTTACCGCTGAGGAGAAAACGCGCCTCCGCGGACTCAGCCAACTCAGTGCCGCGGGCCTCGTCTTCTATGGGTTCCAGTTCCTGATCTTCACCACGGTGCCGCTCTTCGTCACCGATAGCGTCGACCTGGCCATCGGCGGTTGGGAGATCCCGCCCGCATGGTTCGTCTCTGCCTCGGCTGTGGGATCGATCGCCGCCAGCCCGTTTGTGTCGGCGCTGTGGAATCGCATGGGGATTCGTCAACCGTCGGCCATGTCGAAGAACGCGGTTGCCTTCGCATTGTCGGCGATCGGATTCCTCATCCTGGGACTCGCGGCGCAGACCAGCACCACCGTCCCCGCGCTACTCGTGTTGGGCTGCTTGATCGTTCTGGGTATTGCCGAAGTATTCCTGGGGCCGCTGTTGTTCGCGATGGGCTCGAAGTGTATGCCCGTGGCCTTCCGTACCCAGGGCTTGGCGATCATGTCCTTGTCCATCGGCGGCGGATCGGTGTTGGCCGGAATCTGGGGCGGTATCTACACCCACATGAGCTCGGCGACGTTCTTTCTCACAGGCGCGGCGGTGTGCGCTGTGATCGCCGGGGTGTTGCGCCTTGCCGCGCCCGCCAACCATCGCGCGGTGTCGACGTTCGAATGA
- a CDS encoding LLM class flavin-dependent oxidoreductase: MKFALINIPYALEYAEGRESASAVIDWDLQITEWADKYGYAEVFFAEHYTLGAEPSPAPDLMIAAASQRTNNVKLGALGHLLPYHNPIALAFRMMWLDHMTRGRYIAGVAPGAYPSDAKLFRTGKNNAAMMAEALDIIEILWANKGPVNYEGKYFSVDLAAYDTSIHGPHLRPFNDAPPLLMTGMQASSPTLTECGRRGFEPVSQLVGTQTLRAHWDAYESAALAAGRTPLRSKWRVVRPVFVAETDEKAMDLFMQGPSVRLWNEHNLPSFKRLGLGSLLTDGAIPDDAITLEWLVDNLFFVGSPDTVAAKIAELFDATGGFSTLISSGEDYKTNPEVYRRSLELVGTQVAPALAHLSVDPILR; the protein is encoded by the coding sequence GTGAAGTTCGCTCTCATCAACATCCCTTACGCCCTGGAGTACGCGGAAGGTCGGGAATCAGCCTCTGCCGTCATCGACTGGGACCTGCAGATCACCGAATGGGCGGACAAATACGGATACGCGGAGGTGTTCTTCGCAGAGCACTACACCTTGGGCGCTGAGCCATCGCCGGCGCCCGACTTGATGATCGCGGCGGCCTCGCAGCGGACGAACAACGTCAAACTCGGTGCGCTGGGGCATCTTCTGCCATATCACAATCCGATCGCACTGGCCTTCCGCATGATGTGGCTTGACCACATGACCCGTGGCCGCTACATCGCGGGTGTGGCACCCGGCGCGTACCCGAGCGACGCCAAACTGTTTCGGACCGGGAAGAACAATGCGGCAATGATGGCCGAGGCCCTCGACATCATCGAGATCCTCTGGGCGAACAAGGGCCCGGTGAACTACGAGGGTAAGTACTTCTCTGTCGATCTCGCAGCGTACGACACCAGCATCCATGGGCCGCACCTGCGGCCGTTCAATGACGCTCCGCCGCTGCTGATGACGGGCATGCAAGCGTCGTCGCCAACCCTGACCGAGTGCGGTCGCCGAGGTTTCGAACCGGTGAGCCAACTGGTCGGCACGCAGACCCTGCGGGCCCACTGGGACGCCTATGAAAGCGCCGCGCTCGCTGCGGGCCGGACACCGCTACGCAGTAAGTGGCGTGTCGTGCGGCCTGTTTTCGTCGCCGAAACCGACGAGAAGGCGATGGATCTCTTCATGCAGGGGCCGTCGGTGCGCCTATGGAACGAGCACAATCTGCCCTCCTTCAAGCGCCTCGGCCTGGGCTCACTGTTGACCGACGGGGCGATCCCCGACGATGCCATCACCCTTGAATGGCTGGTCGACAACCTGTTCTTCGTCGGATCCCCCGACACGGTCGCGGCGAAGATCGCCGAGCTGTTCGACGCGACCGGCGGCTTCAGCACCCTCATCTCCTCAGGGGAGGACTACAAGACCAACCCGGAGGTGTACCGGCGCAGTCTCGAGCTGGTGGGTACCCAGGTCGCCCCTGCCCTCGCTCATCTCTCGGTGGATCCGATTTTGCGGTGA